ATCGTCGGGTAGACGAAATTGATGGGGCTCATGAGCACTCCTGCGAACCCGGCAAGAGCGACACCACCCACAAAGACACCTGTATAGATCAACGGAACCCTGATGCCCAGCGCCCAGGCCATCGTCCTGTCCTGGGCCACCGCCCTGATCTTCGCGCCCGCGCTCGTGTATCTCAGCGCATACCATATGAGCAGGATCACACATATGCCAATGCCCAGGATAAGCAACCTGTAGACGGGATAGACAGTGCCCAGAAACTCGACCGTCGCGGTCACAGGCATGTCCATCCTCTTCGTCTCCGCGCCCCAGATGAGCTGCGCAACTTCCCTGAACATCATACCGAGGCCGAATGTGAGCAGGAGGTGAAAGATCGGATCACGTCCGTACAGCCTTCGAAAGAGTATGAATTCCGTGAACAGCCCCAGAACGGCAACGCAGGCCACTGCGACCGGCACGGCTATCCAGAAGTTCGGGATGACGCTCATGACCGTGTACCCCATGAAGGCTCCCACCATGTAGTACTCGCCGTGGGCAAAGTTAACAATATCCATGAGGCCGAATATGATGGTGAGCCCCAATGCTATGAAGGCGATCACCGTACCCCACACGAGACCATGGAGAACCTGCGGCAAAATTACGTATATCAGGTAATCAATCAAGAGCTACCTCCCTCCTCGGGCCAATTCAAATGCGAGCACCGACTGCATATTCCTTTCTACCGATTGCAGATCGTGAAAGGGAGGGGCGGCGAACCGAACGCCGCCTCTCCTCCTTCACACCGTGTTCTTCTAGTTAGCCCTTTCCAAAATCTTGTACTGTCCTCCATTGGCTATCTGGATCATGTAAACGTCGAGAACCGCCTGGTGGTCAGGACCCATCTTCTTGCTTCCCTGGGGGCCCTTGTACGTGGAGCCTTCAATGGCCTTGACAAGCTTGTCGGTATCCGTGGAGCCGACCTGCTTGATGGCCTGCGCGACCCACATGACACCCTCATAGGAGCTGAGCGCCATCTTGCTCGGCGCGTCTTTGTAGCGGGCCATGTAGTTTTTCACGAAAACCTTGTTCTCCGGTGTGTCCATCGAGGAGACGTAGAAGTCGGCTATGATGATGCCGTCTGCGTTGCTGCCATGCGCCTTGATGATATCGGCGGACACAAGCGACCCGTCGGCGGCGAGTTTCATCTGCTTTCCAAGACCATACTGCTTGACCTGGGAGACAAGCGACACGGCATCGTTGCCGGCGCAGATCATGAGCAGGACTTCCGGTTTCGCGGCCTTGACCTTGCCGAAATAGGATGCGAAGTCCTTCGTTCCCAGAGGAAACCAGGTCTCGCCGATTATCTCAGCGCCGTTCTGTTTCAGGAACTTCGTGTAGACTTCCGCTGTCGATCTTGGCCAGGCATAGTCGGCGCCGATGATGTAGTACTTCTTGCCCAGATTCTTCACCATCCACTTCGACTGGGGCTTCCCGGTGATCTCACCGTTGCCGAAGCACCGGAAGGTGACCTTGTTCCTGTTCTCACCGGTGATCTTCATGGACTGGGCCAGCGTGACCATCATGAGCTTGTTGTACTTCAGCGCAACGGGCATCATGGCGAGAACAGCCGATGACGTGGTCGGAGGAATGACGAAGTCCACTTTCTGATCGAGAATGAGGCGCTCCAACTTCTGGGTCGCCAGCGAAACGCTGGTTGCGGAATCCTCGACCACTACCCTCAGTTTCTTTCCGATGACTCCACCCTTCTTGTTGAGCTCGTCAACAGCCATGTTCACTGCATCAACCTGCTGTTTTGACAGGGCGGCATAGGTCCCTGTCAGGTCGGAGATACACCCGACCACGATCTCATTGGCGGCCTGTGCCTGAAAACCGAAGAGCACGGCCGAAACAACAATTAAAGCGACGGCGAGCAAACGTTTCATAAGACTACCTCCTGAAAAAAGTTTAACAACAATCCGTAGAAATCACGGTTCGACGGCCATCTTGTCCGGCTACCGTGCTGATTCCGGACATCCTGCACCCTTCTGGCCCGCTGTTCGTGCCATTTGTACCTGCGTCCCTGAGGCCACATTTCAGCGCACAATCCATGACATCACGTCATCTGCTTGTTCTTGAGCGGCTCCCCTTTCGGGCGCCGGCCCTCCGCCGCGCTCTTTTTCGCGGCGGTCGCCATTTTCGTATCCTCACCGCTCACCGATTGGATACCATTCATTATCAGCTTGATCGTCTGCTCGCGGAACTCCAGAAGGTCCCAACTCTCGTCCTTGAGAAGCCAGCGTGTAACGTAATGCTCAAGAGTACCGAGGAGCAGTTCCTGGATGATGACCGGGTCCATATCGTTCCTCACGGACCCTTCCCGCTGCCCCTGCTCGATGATGCCACGCAACATCTTGAACCACCCCCTGAAGAGGCGGTATCCGTTGGTTTTCTGGAAATTCTTGTTGACCCTTAATTCAAGCATGGCAATACGCGCGTAGGCCGGGTTTGTCTTGAAAAAATAGAGGTAGTACCACGCGAATTTCGCCAGCTTGTTGCGGGCATCCTGGATCCCCTGCAGGTGGAGCTCCAACCCCTCGCAAAATGCGTCTGTTCTATCATTAGGTATGAAGAACAGGAGGTCTTCCTTGTTCTTGAAATGCTGGTAGATCGTCCCCTCCGCCACTTCGGCTCTCTGAGCTATCTCCGAGATGCTGGCCTCGAGGTAACTCTTCCCGCCGAACACCTGGATGGCGGCCTTGACTATCTGCTCCCTGGTTGCGTCCCTTTTTCTATGATGAGTTGCGCTCATAAATTAGATGAATATTATTTATTTCATTCTGTGCCACATGTCAAGAGAATAATATCACTAAGTTTTGCACAATCGCCTGTGCTTCTCTAACTCGTTAATATGCCTTAGGAATTTAGTAACCCTTCTTCAGTCCGTCTGGATCAGTCCAATTATGAATCAGATTCAGTTTTTATTTGAATCAGATTCATTTTTCCAGTATTGACTCACCGTATTTCACCCTATGCACCCGTCGCTCGTAGAATGGACCCTGTACGGTACTCCACCGCCCACAGCTACACCACTCCGATGCACTCAACGTGATTTCTTAAAGGGGTTGACGATCGGCTGCGACCCGAGGCACAGGACCTGGTTGCGGTTCTCGAGATAGATGGCCGTCTCGAGGCTGGCCGACCCTATGTTCTGTCCGATGACCTCCTTCGTCATTCTGAGGCCCAGAACGGACTTCTGGATCATCTTCTCCGCGAGCTCGCGCGCCTTCGCCATAAGGTCACCCTCGGGCACAAGGTAGTTGACGAGACCCCATCTGCAGGCGGTCTCGGCGTCCATTGTCTCTCCGGTCAGAAGATATTCGTTGGCGATGGCGAGCGGGACCTGCCGGGGAAAATGGAAACTGCCGCCCATGTCCGTCCCCGTCAGACCGATGTTGATATAGGAGGCTATGAACTTCGTCGTCGGATCGGCCACACGCAGGTCGCAGGCCAGCGCAAGACTGAAACCGCCCCCCACCGCCCATCCGTGAATGGCGCCGATGATGGGTTGGGGCGCCCGCCTCATGAGGAGAATGACCTCGGAGATCTTGTCTTGATCTATATAGCGCTGCTCCGGGGTCTGCCTGTAGACGGGCGTGTTCGGATCGTCTATCTCCTCGATATCTCCGCCGGCACAGAAGGCCTTGCCCTTGCCCGTCATTATGATCACCCGGCATTCTTCCTCGTTGTTCTGTCTCTCCCTCCAGAAATGGAGGAGTTCCGCCCTCATCTGTATCGTATGGGCGTTCAGCTTGCCGGGAACATCGAGTGTCAACGTGCCTATCTGTCCGTCGAGATCGAAATGAAGCGTCTCATACATCATAGGGCCTCCTTCAGGATCTTCAGTACTTCGAGCTTATTTGCCTCATTCTTCACAAATATCAATCTTATCACCCTCGAACATCTTCAGGACAAGAGCCAGCACCGTTACCCTCCTCCTTCGCTGCCTGCTCTTCATTCAGATACCTCTCACAGATCTCCTCGTCCGTGGCAACGAGACCCGTCACTCCGCCATCGCCCTGGGACGCCAAAAAGACACAGGCCCGCACCATCTTATCCGGTGTGTCCCAGCGCGACCTGTCCGCGGCGGCATGGAGATACGCCATGCCCTCCGTGCTGACCGCTCCCCGCGGCTTCAGACAGTTGACGGCAATGTTGAAAGAGCGCACCTCTTCGGCAAGTCCGACGGTTAAGCGCTCCAGGGCGGCCTTTGACACGCCGTATGCGATGCCCGTGTTCACCGACCCCTTCTGCGTCGCCTGGATGGACGATACGTTGATGATACTCCCAGTCCTTCGCTCCATCATGCCGGGCAGCACGGCCCGGGCGCATAGAAAGGCCCCCGTCAGGTTGACCTTAAGGACCAGCTCCCATCTCTTGAGCGGCATCTCCCACGCGTGCGCGGGAAAGGCAATCCCTGAATTGTTCACCAGAACGTCGACCCGCCCGAAGAGACCGATGGCTCGGGATACCATGCCGTTCACCTCAGCCTCGTCGGCAACATCGCACCTCACGGCATGCGCCTGCCCGCCGGCCCGCCTGATCTCTCTCGCCGTCACCTCGATGCTTCCCGGCATCGGCGGCCTCTCGACCTCTGTCCGCGCGGCGACAACCACGATCGCCCCTTCTTTCGCAAGCCCCAGGGCCATCGCCTTCCCCACCCCCCGGCTCGCCCCCGTCACTATCGCAACCCTGCCCTCAAGATCCATTTCCACCTCACAGGACTCATTATACCCATCCGCGCCCCGACTATCCACTCCCTTCTCTTCCCCCAAAAGCATGAATCCTCCCCTGCCGGCCGGCAGGGGAGGATTCTGTTTCAGGAGGAGCTGCTTTTGAGAGGAGTTGGATCAACTCGCTTTGATCTCTCATTGAGCTATCGCGAAGATAAATGGCGGACCGGCCGTTTAGTTAGGGGGGTAGTTAGGGGGTACGGGCCGGTCCTGCCATGTGATAGCCTTACGTGTAATCGTAGAAACCCTTTCCGGATTTCCTTCCCAGCCAGCCCGCGGTGACCATCTTGACGAGGAGCAGCGGGGGGGCGTACTTGGGGTCTTTCGTCTCCTCGTAGAGGCTGTTGGCGATCGAAAGCTCCGTGTCGAGGCCGATGAAGTCCACCACTTCCAGCGGTCCCATGGGATGGTTGACGGCGAACTTCATGGATATGTCTATCTCGTCCCGTGTCGCTATGCCTGCCTCCAGCATCCTGACGGCGCCGAGGAGGAAGGGGGTGAAGAGCCGGGTCACGATGAACCCTCCCACGTCGGGGGCGACGACGACCGTCTTCCCCAGGGTGGCTCCCCACGTCTTCACGTCGTCGATGATGTCCTGGCCCGTCATGATCGTCTTGACGAGCTCAAGGAGCTGCATCACGGGGGCGGGGTTGTGGAAGTGCATGCCCATGACCCTCTCCGGCCGCTTCGTGGCGACCGCCATGTCCGTGACGGACAGGCCGGAGGTGTTGCTGCCGAAGATCGTCTCCGGCTTGCAGATGCGGTCGAGCTCGGCGAAGGTCTTCTTCTTCAGCTCCAGGTCCTCGGGGATCGCCTCCTCGATGAGGTCGCAGTCCGCGAGGTCTTCCAGCTTATTGCTCGTCTTGATCCTTCCCATGATGGCATTCTTCTCGTCGGGGGTCATCTTGCCCTTGTCGACGCGGCCCATGAGCCTCTTCTCGATGCCCTTCAGACCCTTCTCTATCATTGCCGGCACCGTGTCGACGGCCACGACCTCGTAGCCCGCCTGCGCGAAGACCTGAACGATGCCTGATCCCATCTGTCCACATCCCAAAACGCCCAGTTTCTTTATTTGCATTGTGATCTCCTTATAACAGCGTTGTCTACTTGAGGCCCAGGCGCTCTACAAGCTCCTTCTTCAGAAGCTTCTTATCGTGTTTACCAGCCTGGGTCATGGGAAAACGGTCCACGAACTCGAACCTTTCCGGGATCAGGAGCTTGGATGCCCCGTTTGCTTCCATGAAGGTCACGATGTCCGTGTCGGACAGTTTTGCTCCCGGGACGAGGCGCACGAAGGCGCAGACCCTTTCGCCGAGGTCCTTGTCGGGCATTCCGATGACCGCGGCGTCCGCTATCTCTTTGTGGCCGCAGAGTATCTCTTCGACCTGGGCAGGACTGATGTTCTCGCCGCCGCGGATTATTATGTCCTTGATCCGTCCCGTTATCTTGATGTATCCCTGTGCGTCCATCTGGGCCTGGTCGCCGGTCCTGAAGAAACCGTCCTTCGTGAAGCTCTGGTCCTTCGCACCGGCTGCCAGCAGGTAACCGGCGAAGATCCCCGGCCCCTTTGCCGCAAGTTCACCGTCAACACCGGCGGGAAGCTTCTTCCCTTCCCGGTCGATGATCCTCACCTCGTCGTAGGGGCAGGTAGCCCGTCCGACGGTGCTACAGATGGTCTCGATATCATCGGTGAGCTGGGACCTGCACAAGAGGCCCTCCGTCATACCGAACTCGTTGATGTACGTGCAATGAAGTTTCCTGTAGACCTCCTGAATGAGGTCCGGGGTACTCGGCTCGCCTCCGGCGGAGATCTTCCTGAGCGATGTCAGGTCGAAATTGCCCATTTCCGGGGCTTCCATTATTCTCCTCACGAGGCTGGGCACGCTCGGCATATAGGTGATCTTCTCATCCTCGATCAGCTTGCAGATATCAGCCGGTCTCGTCGAATCCGACAGGACCAGCTTGTACGCGAAAAGCAATGACCCGACCACGTTGAGGACCGCCAGGTTGTGCCCGACGGGAACGATGACGAGGCACGCGTCGGTGGTGTTCATCTCCCAGCCTTTATGGAGGTATTCCACGTTGCATATGTAGTCGTTGTGTGTCCGCGGGATGCCCTTCGGAAGGCCCGTTGTCCCGCCCGAGGGAACGACGTGGCAGACATCGGTCGGCAGGGGCTTCGCGAGCTCCAGCCTGTTCCTGTCCTTCGCGGTCACGTCCCTGTCGAGAAGGCTCTCGAAGTTTATCGCGTCACCGCCTGCCTTGTTCTCTGAACGGACGAATATGATGTTCTTGAGCTGGGGGTTGGCCTTCCTCACGTCCCCCATGAAGGATGTGTAATCTATCTTCCTGTACCTTTCCGGCACTATCCATGCCTTAGCCTGGGTCAGGTTCGCAAGATGCCCGACCTCGAGCTGCTTGTAGCCGCTGATGAGGATGACGGGTATGGCCCCGATCTTCTGCATGGCAAAATAGGAATAGACGTACTCGGCCCAGTTGGGCAGCTGCAGAAGCACGGCATCGCCCTTTTTGATCCCGAGATCGAGAAGGCCAAGGGCCAGCCGGTCGACATTGGCCCTAACCTCGGCAAAGGTCAACCGCGACCTGTCATCGACAAGGCCTTCCTTGTTGGGAAACACATCGGCGGTCTTGTCGATGACGTCGCCGAGCGTCACGCCCGTCCACCAGCCATGGGCCCTGTAGGTCGTTTCGTCCTTATTCTTGTGTTTCGGATATGTGGGTGTGCTCATATCTATGCCCCTCTTGGAGTCCTTTCAACCGGCCCTATTCCTGTTCCTGTTTGATCGCGCCGGGTTTTGCCATCTTCGGCAGGAAAGGCTCGGGTGCGCTGGTGTAACCGTCGGGATAGCGGACGCACTTCACCTGCTCGTACCGTGAGTCGGCCTCAAGGCACCAGTTGCAGGCGGCGCACTTCACGATCTCCTTGTCCCGTCCTTCCTTCGCCTTTATCGGCCAGTCGGGGTCGCACAGCAGGGCGCGGCACAGGCCGATGACATCCGCCTTGCCTTCCGCGAGTATCTCTTCCGCGTGCTTCGGATCGCGGATCTTGCCGGCGACGATGACGGGGGTCTTGTAGCCTGCTTCATTGACGGCCTTCTTGATGCCCTCGGCCAGGAACACGTGGGTTCCGTCGGGCCACCAGTACATCGGGCTCATGCGGTGTCCGCTGTAGCCTGACATCGGGTCGGGAGGATTGCCTTCCGCCGGCGTGACGGCGTCTTCAAACCGGCTTCCCGCCGACACGCTGATGTAGTCTGCTCCGAGCTCGGCGAACTTCTTCGCGATCCTGGTGCTCTGCGCGAGAGTGCTGCCGGGGATACAGAAGTCTTCGCCGTTGATCCTCACGCCCAGGGGGAAGTTCTCGCCCACGGTC
This Syntrophorhabdus sp. DNA region includes the following protein-coding sequences:
- a CDS encoding TetR/AcrR family transcriptional regulator produces the protein MSATHHRKRDATREQIVKAAIQVFGGKSYLEASISEIAQRAEVAEGTIYQHFKNKEDLLFFIPNDRTDAFCEGLELHLQGIQDARNKLAKFAWYYLYFFKTNPAYARIAMLELRVNKNFQKTNGYRLFRGWFKMLRGIIEQGQREGSVRNDMDPVIIQELLLGTLEHYVTRWLLKDESWDLLEFREQTIKLIMNGIQSVSGEDTKMATAAKKSAAEGRRPKGEPLKNKQMT
- a CDS encoding 3-hydroxyacyl-CoA dehydrogenase family protein; amino-acid sequence: MKKLGVLGCGQMGSGIVQVFAQAGYEVVAVDTVPAMIEKGLKGIEKRLMGRVDKGKMTPDEKNAIMGRIKTSNKLEDLADCDLIEEAIPEDLELKKKTFAELDRICKPETIFGSNTSGLSVTDMAVATKRPERVMGMHFHNPAPVMQLLELVKTIMTGQDIIDDVKTWGATLGKTVVVAPDVGGFIVTRLFTPFLLGAVRMLEAGIATRDEIDISMKFAVNHPMGPLEVVDFIGLDTELSIANSLYEETKDPKYAPPLLLVKMVTAGWLGRKSGKGFYDYT
- a CDS encoding branched-chain amino acid ABC transporter permease, which translates into the protein MIDYLIYVILPQVLHGLVWGTVIAFIALGLTIIFGLMDIVNFAHGEYYMVGAFMGYTVMSVIPNFWIAVPVAVACVAVLGLFTEFILFRRLYGRDPIFHLLLTFGLGMMFREVAQLIWGAETKRMDMPVTATVEFLGTVYPVYRLLILGIGICVILLIWYALRYTSAGAKIRAVAQDRTMAWALGIRVPLIYTGVFVGGVALAGFAGVLMSPINFVYPTMGVDVILRAFIVVVIGGLGNVMGALFASLLIGEVEALASIWISPTIAETLVFVILIITMIVRPAGLFGKAGER
- a CDS encoding NADH:flavin oxidoreductase, coding for MSYANLFSPITMRGVTFPNRIHRTSMVSGLTTEDGMVTDELIKRYIREAKGGVGGIVVEAAVIISSKSPYNLRISSDEYVPGLTKLVAAMREANKEVKIGVQIMQHLKLAKSGWRQKVEDFKTEELPKIVEDHVAAAKRAMAAGFDFIEIHMAHAYVLSSFLSLCNTRTDGYGGNSLNNRMKLPIEVYQAVRKTVGENFPLGVRINGEDFCIPGSTLAQSTRIAKKFAELGADYISVSAGSRFEDAVTPAEGNPPDPMSGYSGHRMSPMYWWPDGTHVFLAEGIKKAVNEAGYKTPVIVAGKIRDPKHAEEILAEGKADVIGLCRALLCDPDWPIKAKEGRDKEIVKCAACNWCLEADSRYEQVKCVRYPDGYTSAPEPFLPKMAKPGAIKQEQE
- a CDS encoding ABC transporter substrate-binding protein yields the protein MKRLLAVALIVVSAVLFGFQAQAANEIVVGCISDLTGTYAALSKQQVDAVNMAVDELNKKGGVIGKKLRVVVEDSATSVSLATQKLERLILDQKVDFVIPPTTSSAVLAMMPVALKYNKLMMVTLAQSMKITGENRNKVTFRCFGNGEITGKPQSKWMVKNLGKKYYIIGADYAWPRSTAEVYTKFLKQNGAEIIGETWFPLGTKDFASYFGKVKAAKPEVLLMICAGNDAVSLVSQVKQYGLGKQMKLAADGSLVSADIIKAHGSNADGIIIADFYVSSMDTPENKVFVKNYMARYKDAPSKMALSSYEGVMWVAQAIKQVGSTDTDKLVKAIEGSTYKGPQGSKKMGPDHQAVLDVYMIQIANGGQYKILERAN
- a CDS encoding enoyl-CoA hydratase/isomerase family protein, which produces MMYETLHFDLDGQIGTLTLDVPGKLNAHTIQMRAELLHFWRERQNNEEECRVIIMTGKGKAFCAGGDIEEIDDPNTPVYRQTPEQRYIDQDKISEVILLMRRAPQPIIGAIHGWAVGGGFSLALACDLRVADPTTKFIASYINIGLTGTDMGGSFHFPRQVPLAIANEYLLTGETMDAETACRWGLVNYLVPEGDLMAKARELAEKMIQKSVLGLRMTKEVIGQNIGSASLETAIYLENRNQVLCLGSQPIVNPFKKSR
- a CDS encoding (2,3-dihydroxybenzoyl)adenylate synthase, producing the protein MSTPTYPKHKNKDETTYRAHGWWTGVTLGDVIDKTADVFPNKEGLVDDRSRLTFAEVRANVDRLALGLLDLGIKKGDAVLLQLPNWAEYVYSYFAMQKIGAIPVILISGYKQLEVGHLANLTQAKAWIVPERYRKIDYTSFMGDVRKANPQLKNIIFVRSENKAGGDAINFESLLDRDVTAKDRNRLELAKPLPTDVCHVVPSGGTTGLPKGIPRTHNDYICNVEYLHKGWEMNTTDACLVIVPVGHNLAVLNVVGSLLFAYKLVLSDSTRPADICKLIEDEKITYMPSVPSLVRRIMEAPEMGNFDLTSLRKISAGGEPSTPDLIQEVYRKLHCTYINEFGMTEGLLCRSQLTDDIETICSTVGRATCPYDEVRIIDREGKKLPAGVDGELAAKGPGIFAGYLLAAGAKDQSFTKDGFFRTGDQAQMDAQGYIKITGRIKDIIIRGGENISPAQVEEILCGHKEIADAAVIGMPDKDLGERVCAFVRLVPGAKLSDTDIVTFMEANGASKLLIPERFEFVDRFPMTQAGKHDKKLLKKELVERLGLK
- a CDS encoding SDR family NAD(P)-dependent oxidoreductase, translating into MLLGEEKGVDSRGADGYNESCEVEMDLEGRVAIVTGASRGVGKAMALGLAKEGAIVVVAARTEVERPPMPGSIEVTAREIRRAGGQAHAVRCDVADEAEVNGMVSRAIGLFGRVDVLVNNSGIAFPAHAWEMPLKRWELVLKVNLTGAFLCARAVLPGMMERRTGSIINVSSIQATQKGSVNTGIAYGVSKAALERLTVGLAEEVRSFNIAVNCLKPRGAVSTEGMAYLHAAADRSRWDTPDKMVRACVFLASQGDGGVTGLVATDEEICERYLNEEQAAKEEGNGAGSCPEDVRG